CGAGCAGAAACAGCCCTCCATGTCCTCCTGGCGAGGGCTTTGGGATGCCCTGTTAGAGCAATATTGGGCACGGTGTCCCTGAGCTTCaccaggcccagcctggctgcagaGACGCAGCCAAAACCACCCGAAATTTCGGGTGCAAACCTCACACTTCAGGTGCTGGCTGCAAAAGCCCAGTGCAACACCAGACTCCTTTCCCTGGGGCTCAGGGACATGGAAGGACACACGGTCAGTCACCAGCTACCTCtgcttctctgccagctcctgaaatcacacagggtcaggaaCACTTGTGGCTGCTCCCCACGGGAGCTCACCCAGGGAGGtgagctggtgtggggctgtggacaCACACAGTGTGATGGGAGCTCCTTGTGATGGAAGTTTCCTGAGAAAAGCACAGTTAACGCAAGAAACCTTTTCACCTAATACAATATTTCCAGGGGGAGCAAGGAGGCTGCTTCTCTCCTCTCTGGATTCTTCCACAGCTGGAAATTAAACCCTCTCTGCTTCCATCTGCTGACCCTGAGCCAGACCCTGGGAGCAGCTCTCCCACGGGCCAGCCGAGTCCCTGGCAGCAAGGGAAAAGTCCTGCACAAAAACCTCTGCTTCTACCAAACAGCCTCTGGAcctcattaggagaagggagatTCATTATCATCCCAGATAAAGTAAATCAACGTTACCTGCAGAGAAGGGGCGCAGGAGCCGGGTTCCTGGGCTCGGGCAGTGTGGCCGGTGGGTGCTGCCAACACTCCCGCTGTGGAAAGCAGCATGTACCGCTTTCCGTCCTGCTGTTTTTATTTTGGCAATTCGGTCTGAAGGTCAAAGGAAAAGTCCGAAGGAGTGGTTTGTGGCAGGAAGTAAATGATTACCCTGCTACTGCTCTGCGAGGGAACCGAGGCACAGGGAGCCGGGGTGGGAGAGGAAAATCCCTCCTTGGGGGGATTAGAGGGCGGCTGGCTGGAAGGGAAGTGCAAAGGGTCAGAACAAAGTGCTCTGTTCACCGGGGGCTGTGCCAGGTCACATGCCAGGTCCTAGCAGAGGTAATGAGGCATGGGTCACCGCACAAACCAGCCAGAGCTCCTGGACGTGAGCAAGACCCGCTGTCAATCCACCAGCAACCGCAGAACTTGCCAGCAAGGAAGGTGCTGAGTGAGGTGCTGCAGCCAGGGCGGGAGATCCAGGGACTTCTACACGCTTGAACTTCGCAGGTGCAGCAGTCCTACAACCTCACTTCTGCCTCCTGTGTGACCCTCCTGTGGCTCCAGGCTCCCCATCCTAGGCCACATGTAGGCAGGAACAAGCACCTGAGCAGCTGACAAGGACCAAGCCCTATGGCCACATCAGAACTGAGCCCAGCGAAACCCTTCATATCCTCCCCCATTTGCTATCTGTTCCTCTCCCTGCCCCCTTGCAGGTGCCCAGCACCCGTGGTCACCACAGCCTTGCGTGAGTACCCAAGGACTCACTGCTGGCCACTGGTGGAGCCTCCAGCTCCTCACCCAAAATACAAACTTCATACTCAAGAGGCATTTTCTGATTATTCAGGATGGTTTCTTTCACCCCGAAAAGCCCTTCTGTACCTGACCCTTTCGCAGGAATGGACCACAATGTAGTTGGTCAAGAGGTCCCACCGCTCTGAGGAAACATGAATAGTAGCACAATTCCTCAAGTGTTTGTTAAATTATTGACCTCTCACCATCAGCACATGCTCATCTCAGCTGGGCCTGTGAATCCCaaagcagagaggagaaagaaaaagggtcACTGTACCGGGAGGCCATTATAAAAGCAAAAGGGTGAGCTGAGGTAGGTTTTGAATACACAGAcggataaaacaaacaaacaaaaatgtataaAATCAGATGGTGTAGAACATCAAAACAGGTGTTTTTTGAAATGTCTGGAATATGTGATTTGGGGCATCTAAGGTTCACGAGGCCAAGGTAGCTGACTGCTGCCACAGCCAATGGCTctggctctgtgtgtgtggggagaAGGCAGAGCCACATCTGACCCCTTGCCAGCTCTGGCAGCACACGGAAAGGAGGGGGCCCACACCCCCTCACAGTCCCGTGGGTGGCACAGCCGTGCGGGTGCATGAGGATAACAGAGATTTGATATTACCCTCATGTCTCAGGGAACAAACCCAAATAGAGGTCTCTATTGTAGTTGAGGGACTGTAAagacacagagagagaaagaaatctgtTCCCTGCTAGTGCAGAGAGGGCCTTTGTTTGTCTGATTTTCAGGATGAGAAGGTTTAGAGGATTGCTGCAGCACATGATCAGAAGCTATgaagctgcagacaaaagccatttGGAACAGAGATCAGACTTTACCATCATGCTggcttttcatttttctgctttgtCCAAATTAAACCTGCTGCTGGTTTAGGGTTTATTTTGCTCGTTCCTCTGCATCCTCTACTTTAAAGGCTGCACATCTCCTGCAACGGTTCATGTACGCTTTGCCTAGCATCAGCACAGCATCAAAATGTCTGCTGCAGCAGGCTGGAGGGGGCTGCCTGTATTTTGAGCCCAAGTCACAAGGGTTGCACCAACCGCCTCACTCATTCCAGCCACGGACAAGTTTAAAGGACAAAGCCTCAGCTTATCACTCCAGCTTGCTGAGCAGGCTTGTTTCACCAGCTCATCGCACGTCAGCCACGAGCGCGCATCGGCGCCTGGCAGAAACACGgagaaagcgcttgagcagaacTGACAGCGAGACAAAACCCGTTGGGGCTCACTAGATAATCACTGGCTTTACCACAGCTGAAAACCACGGCGAGCCAGACGCTGAGGTTCCCTGTCATCCCTGGAACCCGCTCAACCTGCTGCCGGGCATCACGGGGGAGGCCAAAATGCCACGCAGAGTCCCCCCAGCCAGGGAGTATCTCAGCTATCTGGGGAacaaggggtttggggggccaTACCTGGGCAGGACTTGGGGATTTGAGGTGCCCTTGCATGGACTGAGGGGACATTCTGCTTCTGGTCCCCTGCTCTGCACCCTGAGGACTGGGGTAGGGGCAGAGCGAGGAGCCCTTGGCTGCCCTCGCTTTCCCCCTGCTATCACAAGAAAGGCACAAATCATCTTAGAGCCCCAAATACACTCAAAGCAGGAGCTGTTTCTGTTCACAAGGGGGGGGGAAATGCTGAATTAGGTTTAAAACCTCTGCAAAGTTAAAGCTTCATAAAATGGTTTCCATCATCACAAGCCCTGAACCAGAGAACCTTTGGCCCCTGAAAAACACAAAGGCATGGGAGAGATCAGCTGGTGAGCATCCCGCATccaggcacaggcagctgcccGCAAGGAGAGGCGAGCAAGCTGCCCTCCCACTGCGGCATGGCAGCTGTCCTGGCGGCATCCCTGTGCCTCCTGCAATCCAAACAGGGAACACAGAGAGAAAAGGATCCTCAAACCACCACATGCAAAGCATTTGCAAACCACAGATGTGCATTAACCTCCGAGGGTTCCTCTGTTCTCCAGGACCCAAGAGGTTATCTCAGCCCTACACAGGGCAGGGAGAAGGGGGGCTGGATCTCCACCCCTACTGGTCCCTTCTCAGCACCCtggggagaaaacagagctggaacACAGAGCTCGGGGCAGAAGAGAAAGCAGCCGGCAGCCATGAAAGAGAAGCTGCTCGCTCAGCCCCCCGGCCGGGCTGTCTCCCCGCTTCCCGGGCCGGTCGGTGCGGTGGCTCCGGGCCAGGACGCGCCGTCGGGCGAGGGCGCTGCGCCGCCAGCGAGACCCCGGGCGGCCCTCGCAGGGGGGACCGAGCAGGCAGCgccgggggcgggcagggggtgaGGGCAGCTTCGGCTGCCGGTGCCTGCCGGAGCGACGGGTGATCACGGGTCACCTCACCGGGATGGAGGCGGAGATAgggatgatgaggatggggatgggaaagcggatagggatggggatgaagatggggatgaggatgatgaggacAGGGATGAAGATGGGGGTGAGGTTGAGAAtggggatggggcagagctgcaTCCCTCCAAAAAGAGAGGTCCAGCAAGGAGGGAAACGCAGCTAATCCATGGGGCAAGCACCCCACCGCGATGCCCACCCACGGCACAACAGATCACTGTCCCGATGCAGAATAAACTCCACAGCTTCCCGGCGCTTTCCTTTCGGAGGCTGCCCGGGAAACCGCCCGAAATGCTGTTTTCTCTGGGAAGGAGTATCACCTCCTCCTACCCGCAGCCCCTTTCCCCGGCTTGTCCAACCCCCCCCGCCTCCCACCCCTGGGTACCGCATTGCGGAGCTGCCGCTGCCGTCGAGGGGCAGCTCCGCCAGCTCCGGCCAGGCGGTGGTGGGACGATCCTCAGCCCCTACCGGGGGTCGACATGATTTAGGGGCAACAAAAGGAGCCCCACGGGGACCTTTGCTGTGCCCGGGCTGCGGGAGTGCTGTCGGTGGGTGTCTCgtacccccccagccccgctgtgCAGCCGTATTGAGCAGACAACGAATTAGTTGTTGTGGCTTTCAAATCGGTGTAAATCGAGGTGGTTTCCGTCATGGGGTTGGGGGCGACCGCCCCCGCCGCGGGGATCAATCCGACGCTCCACACCTGTGGGTAGGGCAGAGTTAATTCGGTTCAAGCCCCTTATTTCGTTTATTTCCCCCCCGCTCCACTGCATTTGTtagtttgtgagggttttttcctctccttcacaAGAACAAAAATCTGTAAACTCCATCCATCCCTAGAACGTGAGCACTACGGGAGTAAAGCAAAGTTGTGGGGAGTGGGGGTTGAAAGCAACCCCCTCAACTGTAGAACGACCCATTCTCAAAATATGTGTCCTGCCTCTTGCAAACAGCTTAATCCCACCATCACTGAGGATAAACCTCCCTCTGCCCCTGCCCAGCTCCTCTGAAGCCCCCCACGAACCAGGCCAGCCTCATCGACTATGTTTTCTCTTTATTGTTTGATATATTTATGTACCACATTATATGttaaagatagattttttttttctgatatacaTTTTTCATCTTATTTACCACAATGACACCACACGTACATTGGAAACAGCTCCACGGATCTGGTAGATTGCACAGAATGAATTGTGTCGTAATTCTGTTCCTGTATCCTGAACGACATCAAATCCAAcaatatattatatttttttttttaacttttgataATTTAGAAATAACGAtcgttgaaacaaaacaaaagtcacCGAGAAGTGGACTCCAGGTCTGCAATTTCAACCAGAGACAAAATATTGTAGCTGATGGGAAGTGCCATTCCTCGGTGTGAATTTGGATGGAAGAATTAAGCAGTCCTGACATCTATGTGACTACGGTGTAAACATTGCAGGTAATTGGCATCACTGGTCATCAGCCGCTGCTTGGACTTGTTGGGCTGGTCGTACAATCTGGGTCTCATCTACATCCATCTCACACAGTGTAAAATGAAGgtccctgctcccagcacccacGGCTGGTTTGCTTCCGTCTGTGAGCGCGGTAACCCAGTCCCGTTGGATCGGCACCTGTGTTTCAGCTCCTGAAACACCGAATTGCATATCTGTAAGGAGTATTGAAAACTGCGACTCTTTCCCAACAGGTCAGTTGCGGGGAGCCAAGCTTCAGGCAACAAGTGAGGAGATAGGGATGGGGCACCAGacattttccttcaaaaaattctaaataacaaaaaaatatatttaactcTTAGCTTATTTAAAAAGATGGCAGGGTGGACACGTTCATATCTTCTTATTTCCTTTAATTTGCAGATTCTATGACATAGAATTTGTTGGATGCACGTAACGAAAATAATGACTCTTTCCATTAAAGGGATGCAGAATTATTTGGCTATGTGGATGTTCGATGCGATTCTCTTACTGCAACCGGCTCTGGCCCCTCCTTAGTCTTCAGCGTTGGTTCTGAAGGCCTCTATGAGGCCTTCCAAAGAGTGGATGAACCCAGAAACACTGCAGATACCACCTATGACGAAAATGGCGACATCAAAGAAGACATGGTGCCACAAAAGCTTCCTCCACAAGAGTTTGAGGTGGAAAAGACTGGGGAGCAGGAAACAGAGCCCTGCACCTGTGAGGCTCCCAGTGAGACCCATCAGGAGGGCAAAATGTGGGACATAGATAGCCATGAGCAGGGTGAAAACTACCAGGGCACATCGGAGGGTGAGGCCCCAGGATTTGAGCCGCCCATCACCGCCGTAGCAGTTGGGGAAGAAGGCCCTGTTTCCATCTTGGAAAAGGGACCGCTCCAGGACTTCCACAGCCGCAAAGAACGGCAAGGGGTATGAGAGCAAGGCTTTGGCCACCAAGAAGATGTTGACTACTGCCCTAATGGTGGATGGCAAGTTGTCTGTAATTACTTCCTTGGTCTCGTCAGCCCAGGTCAGGTAGGCGACCAAGGCAAAGAGTCCCTTAAGGATGCAAGCTGCTATGTGAGTCCAGTTCATCATGCAATGAAACTCCTTGGGGTTCTGCATGTTCCCCTCCAAGGAGGGCAGAAAGATCTGAGAGGTGTAGCTGAAGACAATGATGCCAATGGAGATGGGAAACTTCTTCACATCAATGTAAAACTTGACTTTGTCCCAGGCCCAGTCGCGTGCCCTGGAGAGGCAGTAGGCGATCACCAAGATGTTGATCACAAAATGGGCTAATGTGCAGAGCAAGCTGAACTTGGAGACTGCCTTGAGGTTCTTCAAGAACGCACAAGGCAGTAGCACTGCCGTGGCAATGATGGACCATGACTTCTGGGAGACGGGCAAGTTGGGGAAGCTGTTGTACATCAGGTTCCCACTGACTACCACATAGAGAATGCAGGTCATGACCAGTTCAATGATCTGAGCCACATTCACGATTCTGCCGCCGAGGGTGGGGAAGCGGGGCGCGCAGCACGCGTTCGCTATGTCCACGTAGGAGTCTCTCACCCTGACTATCTCCCCATCCTCGTTCTCTTCATAAAGACAGGCAATAAGGATTTTCCCAGTGTAGCAGCAAACCACTGcagcaaaaattattaaaaagagtCCTAGATATCCACCATGAAGGATGGCATAGGGCAGGCCCAGAACAAACATCCCCTAGAAAGAGACAAAATGGAAACCGTGTTGCGCGTCTCACGGAGGGGACCCGCAGGCGCCCGTACCCGGGCACACGCAGTCGCACAGTCGCAGTCACATGCACACTCGCTGTCTCGGTTGCACACCATCACACCCACTCAATCGGTCACACAGTCACGCCACGCACTTGCGGCCACACACGATTACACCCCCCGCCGTTTCCTCTCTGACGTACCACCCCCCGCAATAACACCCCCACAATCACACCTGTACACCCACAGCATCTCACCCTGCAGCAGCCAGAACAGTTTTGGCGCCTGGGCTGTGCCCCAGCCTCTactctctctgtccccagcccctctcaGTGCACCCCGGTGCAGCCCCACTGCCGCCCCAGGCCCTCCCCAGGGTCTCCCGTCACCCCCCAGGATACACGGCAAGGTGCAGCAGGATGAGTTTGGGGCCCAGTGCCCCTCCCTGGCTCTGTATTCCAGTGGTGggggaaaaagcagagaaaaccaggtttggggctttttcttttccgttttttttctttttgtttttctctcttttttcctcttttttttttttcttctattttccccCTGTCCTTcccatatatttttatttctttttattattattttccctttttttttctttctctctctcctcccccccccttttttttctttccccgaAGCGGGTTTGCCATCACCCCGGGGTTGCCGGTGGgctgggagcggggccggggagcGCTCCCCCGGTGCCCGACGGTGGCGGTCGTACCTGGATGGCGTTGGTGACGTTCCAGCCCGCCTCCCAGGCCGTGATCTTGGGCTTGCCCTGCCCGGAGAACTCCGAGCAGACGCCCGCGTCCTTGGAGGCGGAGGGCGGCAGGGGACCGGTGCCGTCCCGCTGGTAGTGGATGTCCCCTTCCAGGGGGGTTTCGCCGCCCTCCTCGCCACCCTCGGACTTGAGGATGTCCATCTGCAGCCCCTGCCGATGCTCCATGTCCAGGTCGTCGCAGTGGGCGAAGCCCACCGCCTCCTCATCGGTGGCCGCCTGGAAGCCCATCCTGGCGAACATGCCGCTCATCTTCGCCTGGGACTTGTTGGACACCGAGGTGGCCACGTTGGAAAGCTTGCTGCGGAGGAGGGTGGCCATGGTGGCTGCTCGGGTAACTCCGCTGCTCGGTGACCCTTGGGGACGGAGAGACCCGACGGGGCGAgggagcggcggggcggcggACGGGACCTCCGCGCCCGGCGAGGGGCTGTGGCCGCTGCTGGGGGCTCCTCCGAGCCGCTACCTCCGAGTCCCGGCGCAGTTCGGGCGGCTCCGCGCCGGGGTGCCCAGGGGCATGACACCGCGGCGGGAGGTGCGGGCccgcccgctccgccgcccgctccgctctgctccgcgctgctc
The DNA window shown above is from Patagioenas fasciata isolate bPatFas1 chromosome 16, bPatFas1.hap1, whole genome shotgun sequence and carries:
- the SLC32A1 gene encoding vesicular inhibitory amino acid transporter; this encodes MATLLRSKLSNVATSVSNKSQAKMSGMFARMGFQAATDEEAVGFAHCDDLDMEHRQGLQMDILKSEGGEEGGETPLEGDIHYQRDGTGPLPPSASKDAGVCSEFSGQGKPKITAWEAGWNVTNAIQGMFVLGLPYAILHGGYLGLFLIIFAAVVCCYTGKILIACLYEENEDGEIVRVRDSYVDIANACCAPRFPTLGGRIVNVAQIIELVMTCILYVVVSGNLMYNSFPNLPVSQKSWSIIATAVLLPCAFLKNLKAVSKFSLLCTLAHFVINILVIAYCLSRARDWAWDKVKFYIDVKKFPISIGIIVFSYTSQIFLPSLEGNMQNPKEFHCMMNWTHIAACILKGLFALVAYLTWADETKEVITDNLPSTIRAVVNIFLVAKALLSYPLPFFAAVEVLERSLFQDGNRAFFPNCYGGDGRLKSWGLTLRCALVVFTLLMAIYVPHFALLMGLTGSLTGAGLCFLLPSLFHLKLLWRKLLWHHVFFDVAIFVIGGICSVSGFIHSLEGLIEAFRTNAED